The genomic region AAGTCAGTATGGCAAAATATAGCATGGCACTGATGGATTTGTACAAATGACTCCTGTCTAAGGACTAAAAAGAATAATTACAGGGTAGTAGTCCATTTTCCCAGCTGCAAGCCCAAGTAAGTGGGTTATGCAATCAAAATCAGTACATTAATCTGTCAAAACCATGTTGTAAATGGTAGTAATTTGGGCAAGTTTCTGTCACAAGGTTCTGATAGGTGCTTTATGGAGAAGTGATACCAGTGGAAGGGACTCACCGATAATTTCAGGCTGCGTGGTTCTCTCTGCAGTGAAAGCTGATAGATCTCTTCCTCTGTGTGGTACTGGTCCAGAGACACCTAAACTCATTGAAAGAGAAAAGTTTCAACCATAACAGACAACCAAACTCAACTCAATAAACAAATCTGATATTTAGTTAATGAGGCAAAACTTTGAGCATTGGAAAAGGAAGGCaaggtttttttaaaatcattttttcagCCTTATTTCTGCATTTTTCATTCTTCCAGTCTTCATAATATAACTTGGTTCTGTACATCAGAGACAGTCTGTCTGTACTAACACGTTGCCTTTGTTTGCAgaaatgtatttcattttaacTGTCTGTTTTAAAACAAGAATTGGAGGTAGTGGAGCATTATTAATCTAGCTTGTGATTCCTGCCCCAGTCAGGCCTCTGTTAGCAATTGTCACAAATCCCCAAGATAGCAGCTAAGTTGATGATCCTTGTCTGTAAGACCACGCTTGCCCACACCCTTTAGCCCTGTACTCACAATGAGCAGGTTGAGGAGATCTGGGCTAGCATCGATTTCAGGCGGCGTCGCCTGGATCAGTGCCAGCTCCTGCAGGATGGTGTAGAGTTGCTGTGTTTTGGTGAGGTTGACCTGGGTTTTCTCCGGGTCAGCCCAGTCAGGAAGGGCCACATGAACAGCAATCAAGTCTTTCAGGTGGACACCCAGGATGGGAAAACGGAAGCCGGTGCACTCTGAAAAGCGCTGTCGATAACGGCTGTAATTTGCACTGGATGTGATCAACTCCACAAGGCCCTCAAATACCTGATAAAACAATAGAAACTGTCAGAGAAGTGGCAGTGTTAAATAGTCAGTGTGACAAAAGACTCAAAAAGTGGGAAGATACATGGGGATATCCTGATTGGCCATGCAGTCAGTAATACTATATTTGTTGTCCTGATAAAAGGGCCATTTCCTACTGGAAGATACTACAAAATTGGCCTCCAACATGGGTACTCATACATTTGCCATCACTTTCTTATGGGAGATACAGACACATTGGGAAAATCAATACTTTAATGGTTTTCATTTGGATTTGAATACAGGCTTTATGAGCTTTGTAAATAGGTCTTTACCTTTTGAGTATCACTACTAATCAGAGCCTGAGTGTCTTTCAGTCTGGAAATTGAGCTGTTACTCAGACCCCCTACCACTGCCATTAGAGTGTTAAAGTTCTGCAGCTCCAGCAACCTCTGaaaacatgtaaacacacattattaatAACCCTGCATTCTTAAAAGTTGCCTTGCTAAGCCACAAATCTTGTTCTAACCTGGGCCACTTTAATGAAGTCACCAATGACAGTAGCTCTCTGCTGGGCCGTAGGTTTACTGAGCACCATCATTTGGATCCACTGTGACACCCTGTTGAAGAGAGTGATGAAGCGCTCCAGGATGGGGTTATCTACAGTGCAGCCCTGCATCACAAAGCTGTGGTAGTCCTGGAACTGGAGACATTCagacatttcatttctttagtGCTTTATTGTCACAAAGAAGATTCTAgagaaatccagatgtagatccctaatgagcaagccagaggtgacagtggaaatgaaaaattGCTTGAATTaaacattgagaggaaccagatgcATAGGAACCTGTCCTCTTCTTGGTGACAGAAAGTGTGAGCATAAATTACTATTCTTCTACTAGAAAGTCTAGAAAGTATTTGAATTTAGGTGGTTAAAGTCTGCCCTACTATCATTGTACAGTTAGCCAGCTAGCAAGCATGTGATTGTCTAGCTAGCATGATGACTAGTTGACATGGATTCTAAACCACATGAGTTGATTGGATTGGCAGTGGATTCAAATTGACTACAGTTATGGAAATGGTATGGTCCACTGTAGGGGTAATTTATATCtatgtttctgaaatatttttgtgattattattttagtgtgtgtaattttcaGAGCCtcctatttcatttattatttattttgacagTGTTGAAGGGGTTTCTTGTAAGGGTCATAGTCACTTTCAGACAGACAGGTCATGTTTGTGCCTCACCAGGATCTTGCAGAAGGATTTGTACTCCATGTAGGTCAGGTGCTCGGCCAGGGTCGAGGAGTCCAAATGGTCAAACAGCAGAGAGGTTTTACTTTTCTTCTGAATGCTCGAGGTCACCTGCCGCTTCCACTCGTATGATGGGCTGAAGAGAGCAATGCATTAGCAAACTCATATGGTCAGACATGTGGTTATCACAGGGTGCTAACTATTATATAATTAACCAAAACaagcaaactaaaaaaaaactgacataTGCTGCTGCATTAATTGGTTCATTGGTTCTAGTATAGCAATGGCTCTTAGTCATACATGAGGCAGTTTCAGGGTGTctatcatttttaattttgttccAGCAGAACAGAAATCACATGCCACCATGATCAAAGATGAGTTTGGATAGTTATTAGCTTGTATGATGGGTTGCTTCAATTAAATGGGTTTAATTCAAACAttaactgaaaaacaattagagCTATAAATAATGATAACTTGGACCAGATTTGATGGTGGAAAGTTCTTGAATGAAATAGCTTTTTTTCAGGAGCACTTTGGCACAGCCATTCCACCTAACATAAGAAAACAGTTCATGTAACAGCCCTGTGCTCAGGTTATTGCATGTGTGGAGCTTCACATGTTCTTCTGGCTACACTAAATTGTCCCtagatgtgaatgtgtgcataTTTTGGTATATAATGGAATTATTCTGCCTTGTATTCAGcgttcccaggataggctcaGGGTCTAcctcaaccctgaccaggataaaggcAGGTTATGAAGATAACTGAATGAATGCAGCAGTTAATTAGATCTTAAAACACAGGGAAGTGTGGATAAATGATGCGATCATCAAATTTGGATGCATCGTCCTGTGCatacatcaaaaaaaaaagaaatgaagaggATGTGCagtctgactcacacactgtctatatCTATGAGTAGACTTCGCCTCACATCACCGTTCTGCACAAGCAACTCTTTTAGACAGCGGATCTGCTCTGCCAGCTCTGGGTTCAGGTCAAACTCAGCTGGGAACTCGCTCATCCAGTACCTGAGAGGAGGCAAGACAGGGAGGAAGATGGGAAGAACgagggtgagagagtgtggagctTAGCAAGGCATGAAATAGGTCTCCATGCTACATGAAAACAATGAGTGCTCTGGGCGGTCTCGCCACAGCCATTTTCTCTGAGCTGCAATGCTTTAAGGGTGCATCAAACTGAACAAGCTTTATTTACAGGTCAGCAAACAAATCTGATTCCTGATGTGATTCCCGAACTTACTTGACAAGATGACAAATCTGAGAGCAGCAACCAGCAGAGCAATTCTGAGACCTGTTATGCTGTTACGGTAAATCTCCATTTTGTCAGTGTAATTCAATACAAGAAAGGTGTGAAAAATGAACATGTGACAGCACCGAGCATTTCTCACGGTGACAGCGGCGGCACATGACAAACTGCGCTCAGTGCAAAAAAACTTGACATCCAAGAGAGGTAAATTATGCCTTCCAGTCAGTTATGATGTTAGGAGGATGAAGTATGGGGTGCGGACTGAACAGTAAGTACAGCTGCACGGGATACCTgttaatcatcatcatatcatcggCCGTTGCTATATTGATATTGGAGATACCTGTAAATGATACCTTCAATTTTAGCTATATTTTTACATCTATTTTTTCCTTGTGAGTGTTTTTGTAATCACTGGGGTGATTAAAACAACAACGATGTCAAAAAAAGAGATGTAGGTGGCAGAATTTGTATCGTTCCACAACTCGGTTGAATTCTTGACTCTGATTGGACAGAGGGTGtcgatttattttctttaaagcaGTAGTATTGTCTGCAAAGTTTATGCTAATACACTAGATCTAACCCATTATCATTTCTACAGCAATCATTCACAGGAACTTGCGTGGCAGACGCTCCACATGATCGAAgcttaaaaaaacaacttaagaaaacttaagaaagaaaaagtttgAATTGCTGATACGGTGCGGaagctttgtttatttttaatgaaaaaatctccagagataaagctgtaaatGTAGTGACAAGCTGTGAATTGTTGTCTCTAGCATCAAGagatagggggaaaaaagaaagactggTGTGAGAACGATGGATTTAACGTAACTGATAACACGAATGACATTACATTTAATCGTAAATGGATTAAATGTGTGCCATGTCATTCAGTGATTAATAAAAATTATGGAATTATTGCCAATTGCTGAAAATAACCAACTTCAGTGCGGTTAAAGTTAGTGTGCTTTGCAtgaagaaacatttttttttgcagctgtgATTAAAATATCTACCCAGAGGAAAACCCCTGGCTTCCCcagtaacaaaaacaaatgaagcaGAGCATCCAACCATCCAACCAGAACAAGAGGTTCTCCTACTTATATGTCAGAAAGCACCTGCTCTTTCACTATAGCATTTAAGCAGCTGTCATAAATATGTGTTTTGGAGGCATGGTTTTGGACAGAACATTGAATAGAAATACTGTTTCAAAATCTCCAAACAGAATCAAATCAGAATTGAAACGTGACATCATTTATCTGTAAATTGCTCATGATATAAATGTATTGTCATCACATTGTGTGGTGGTCTCATCACAGCGGGCTATTTTGGTCCGCAGAAGAAAAGGATACTTGTGAAGGAGTTTCTTGGCAAAGTCTGAGGAGGAAATGTACCAAGGATGCATCATGAGGAACATCCGCACCGAAGAGGCGTCCTTAAGCGTTCCTTCATCATCTGtgggagaaagagaatgagCTTCGAGTGAGACTTGGATGCATGATTAAACTGCCTGCCCTCATATCTGTTCCTCAATTAATGAGGAAGACAAAACAGAACATTGTCTGTTAAGGTAAAGAGAAGTTTATTCACACTGACACAGAAAGCGAGGGAATCCCTCTAATCAGGACAGAGAAATGTCCAGCCTGCATATGAGCTGCTTGATCAGTGAGCTTACACAAGAGCGAGTGGGACTACTGACCGAAAGCTTTGATGCAGGCTTCCACCAGTTCTTCCACGCTGGCTGACTGATCCGATAAAACGCTCTCCATCTTCtgttgcttctctctctctcagtctctctctctctctctctccctctgttcctGTTTTCCTCCTCGATTTTCCACGCCTCTCTTTGATCCGTCTTTGTCACTCTGCAAATACTGTATGGCAGAAGCGTGTGAAGCAATGCAAACATTCGAGAATAAAAAGGGAGCTCAGAACTATTTATATGGATATGAGCGCCATCAGTAATTCTCATGCAACTATAAAAACTCCCACACCCCCGAGTAAGTGGAGATGGCAGAGGTACAAACAACAGTGCATCATATAAATAGCCGAAAACAAAattagaagaaaagaaacataaCAATGCAAAACATTACTAAAAGctattaaatacattaaatcaTACTCACTTTAAAGGTCTGCAGCAGGAATGTGATCCGGCTATCctgttttaaaattatttgatcAAAAGAAGCTGAATGTTCTTGAAAGTGTGAGAAACAACAAAGAACAGGGGTTCACGGCGATCACATCTGTGTGTTACCCTCTGGGTTTCCGGCCTGTTGTGAAACCTACAGTCTTTGCATTTCCTGTTGTTAACTGAAGGGCTCTTTTCACACATCCTCAACACGACGCCTTCACAGCACTCGACTCATTTCCTCATTGACTCACACAtgacttctgaacacacacaaatgggTTTGGTTAAAACTATCATTAACAAATTGTTCAAactttattagattttttttccataataaTCCTCACTAGCATCTTGTTGCTTGTGTACAGGAATAGAAAGCACTTCATTAACTGTATTCAGTTCCGACACTTCAGTATTATATTGCTGTATTTATGCTTTACTGAATTCTCATGAAATGATAATATTATCATTTAATAGCCGTAATATTTACtccttacattttttatttcgaCCATTTATCTTCCTTGTTACGAATCACAAACGTCTCTTTTCTCATCTAGCCAATGTCTGGAtgctatatatacatataatcaGTGTAACAAAAAATCTATCAAGGATCGTCTCAATCGTATCTGCAGTGTTTTTCTCATACTACAGGATGCAGTTATTGTAGAATAAACCACTGCTACAGTGTTGAGTTTGAGGATGATCACCTCCAACCAACCTCAATAAAATATCCCAATATGCTGAAATTAGCAAaaaaattagcaaaaaaaaaattacttcatCTAATTTGGGGGAAATTTAGTTAATTGGATatattaaactgtttttttttttgtcttctagGTTAGACTAACATTAATTCAATGTAATTAGTTATACAGGAAGTCAGATCCTAGCCAACGATAAATACTGGTTATTTACAGGATATTTAACTTCTGATTAATTCATTAGCCAAGTACATGGCGTCAGTCGTGCATATCACAAGCAAATCCAAAGAGATTGAATGATGTTTTCAGGCAAAACAGCATGATTGCGTATAATAGTTTTAGACAAGTAATAAAAAGTTGCTCTTCACACATTTACTTTTTCATTTGTAATGCTTGAGTGTGTTTGAAAATGTTCATTAAGGCATTAAAATGCAATTGGCATCATCGCAGGAGTCTAATCAGAAACACCTTTCACTTTCCTTCCTTGCACTACATCAGTGCAGATTTATTTCCTCATGATTTAAATGTATGTTGataatattttgtctatttattggAATCGTAGAGCTTTTTAATTCCTGAACTTCTGCTGACAAGATACGTTAGAGCGCAGTTACCATTATTTATACTGTCACTTGTTTCTGAGTTGTTGAGCTTTGGGTTAAACCCATTCGATTCATGTAATCAGTCAGATCGGCTAAGCAAAATAACTGTATGATAGCCTTCCATTTTGCCTacattagaaagaaagacatttgGAAAACGATTATTTCAGAAACTGGCTTTTTGGCACACAACAGTTTCTTAGGGTTTACACAGAAAGGAGTGTAAAATGTCCAGTGAGTAGGTGAGCGTCAGTTCTGCATGAGTAAGAGGAGAAGGGGCAGACAGTTACGAGCTTATAGGAAGGCTATGGCAACTCAACTGACTTCTCTTTACAAATGTGGTGCCAAGAAAAGCCCCTaagaatacacaacacatcatgtTGCAGAAGATCGCCTACATGAGCAGAAGATCACATTGGGTTTCACTCCTGTcaaccaagaacaggaatctgaggctacatcATGCACAGACTTAACAAAACTAGACAAATGAGAGTTGATAAAAAATGTCTCTAGGTCTCTTCCTCACATTGACTGgataactgaatgaatgagcaggtgttcctCAAGTTAattagtctttatttgtcacatacattactgcactgtgaaattcttCCTTTGCGTATCCTAttcttgggggttggggtcagagcgcagggtcagccatgatacagcacccttggagcagggtgggatgggggccttgctcaagggcccagcagtggcagcttggcaatgtTGGGGCCtaaaccccgatcttctggccatcaacccagaaccttaaccacttgagctaccactacccCTTCAAAagttttcacatatcccagccaTGGTatggcacccctggagcagggagggttaaaggcctttcTCAGGAACCCaacagtagtagtaggaggagttTGCCAGTACTTGGGTTCGAACCCCTGGCCTTCCGATAAACGACCCAGAGACTTAATtgcttgagccaccacttctctgataaataataataaattggtCGATGTCATGGTCACATAATTGTCACATTGTTATTCTAGATTTAAATTTTTAACATGCACATTTGGATCTGCATCAGAATTCAAACATGGATACAGTCTAAGCTCTAAGGTGCATGAAGTCAATGTTACTGAAGCTGCATGAGGTCACGTGGGAGTACAAGCGCCCCCTAGCGGCTATGTAATGAAACTGAACTAACCTTTGCTGCAAATCATTGACTAATTTTGCATTACATTTCTTTTGAGTCTGAAGCTCGTCATGACACGCTGATACGCTGGAAGAATTATCACATAAAATAAACCTTCCATAACCTACAAAACTCATCCAAGAGACCTGATTGCAGCCTTTAGGATCTGCATTTCTAGCactttattgtgtagtttatacAGAAATCCATATGAGATCATGTGATATCATATATACAAACCTCAAGTAGGTATAAAGCATACATTTTCTTGTCACA from Hemibagrus wyckioides isolate EC202008001 linkage group LG18, SWU_Hwy_1.0, whole genome shotgun sequence harbors:
- the rasgrp2 gene encoding RAS guanyl-releasing protein 2, with protein sequence MESVLSDQSASVEELVEACIKAFDDEGTLKDASSVRMFLMMHPWYISSSDFAKKLLHKSQNCSAGCCSQICHLVKYWMSEFPAEFDLNPELAEQIRCLKELLVQNGDVRRSLLIDIDSVPSYEWKRQVTSSIQKKSKTSLLFDHLDSSTLAEHLTYMEYKSFCKILFQDYHSFVMQGCTVDNPILERFITLFNRVSQWIQMMVLSKPTAQQRATVIGDFIKVAQRLLELQNFNTLMAVVGGLSNSSISRLKDTQALISSDTQKVFEGLVELITSSANYSRYRQRFSECTGFRFPILGVHLKDLIAVHVALPDWADPEKTQVNLTKTQQLYTILQELALIQATPPEIDASPDLLNLLIVSLDQYHTEEEIYQLSLQREPRSLKLSASNSKPESPLIEQWASSVKPKADPVIINKHIEKMVESVFKTFDTDGDGYITQEEFESIRSNFPYLSKFDDREHKQDSRISREEMIEYFAKANSMVNCKMGFVHTFTAMNCFKPTVCQQCSGIMWGFYKQRYKCKVCGVSCHKDCCPRLAVECRKRTKSISFDSTAPRITRSFSLPPSTRQNSKPKCAVITEETPENVDQEVFDDYL